The following is a genomic window from Pedobacter sp. KBS0701.
CCTTTTGCAGATGCTTGATCATGAATTCGGCTTACTCAATGAGCGTCTATCAGGCGAAAAATACGAAAGCCGTACATTTTTTGCTTTCGCTGATACCGTTACTACCCTGAATTATAAACGTACCAATGAGCCGCATGGCTGGGTTGGTATTCGTTTCCAGAGCGAACCAGGTGGTTTACCAAATGAAATATTTTTTCACGTGCGTTTGTTGGATACCGATGTAAACATGCAACAGCGTGTTTTGGGTATAATTGGAGTAAACCTGCTTTATGCAGCATTTTACCATTATCAGGATCCAAAACTGATGGTAGAATCTTTAGCTGATAATTTAACCATCGGATCAGTAGAAATCGATTTGATTTCGGTTAAAGGTCCGGCTTTTCCAGAGGTGGATAACATCTTGCTTAATCTGTACATGATTATGAAAGATTTTTCTGCAGCAGCCATTTTCGATTCAGATGCACATCCCCGTCAGGCGAAAGATCTTTTGTATAAGAAAGACATTATGATCTTGCGTACCAAATACGGTCAGAAATCGTTACCTAACTTTAACTTGTTCAATAAAGCTACAGATCAGTTTAAACGTACCAATAAAGTAGAAGAGGGAAACCTGGCGGTAATGATAGAGGTTTTGTTAACCAACGTTTTAACGGATGGACAAGAAACTCCTGATGATATCGACCTGGAAACTGTGGCTAAAAGAGCACAGGAAATGTGCGATACAGGCAATATTGTGATTGTATCCAACTTTACCCGCCACAACCGTTTGGCGAAATATTTGGCAAGGTGCAAGCCTAAAAGTGTTGGATTGGCAACAAACATCAATAACTTAAAATTTGTATTCAATTCTAAAAACTTCACCGGAGAAAACTACTCTGGCCAGTTATTGAGTTACGTAAATGATATGTTTAATACTAAT
Proteins encoded in this region:
- a CDS encoding nicotinamide mononucleotide adenylyltransferase — translated: MEREILDTKRKALKINLDPRIYGTFAEIGAGQEVSRNFFNAGAASGTVAKTMSAYDMTFSDAIYGAETNGRYVSQNRLLQMLDHEFGLLNERLSGEKYESRTFFAFADTVTTLNYKRTNEPHGWVGIRFQSEPGGLPNEIFFHVRLLDTDVNMQQRVLGIIGVNLLYAAFYHYQDPKLMVESLADNLTIGSVEIDLISVKGPAFPEVDNILLNLYMIMKDFSAAAIFDSDAHPRQAKDLLYKKDIMILRTKYGQKSLPNFNLFNKATDQFKRTNKVEEGNLAVMIEVLLTNVLTDGQETPDDIDLETVAKRAQEMCDTGNIVIVSNFTRHNRLAKYLARCKPKSVGLATNINNLKFVFNSKNFTGENYSGQLLSYVNDMFNTNVRLFAYPFLDKKTNQVITTANMPITPEAKPLFDFLLINGYITDIKDYSEDEVKTV